One Bdellovibrio sp. ArHS genomic region harbors:
- the infB gene encoding translation initiation factor IF-2 — MSNPKVFEFAKEIGMTPLALMDKIREWNLPVKSHMAELDPKVLEQIKIKLSGGDKPAEETKPKKAATRKAAPKKAAAASEGETSATAAPAKTPVIRRKKEDEAPKAKIVAKADEAEAEESASAKTTRVVVKKTAAPKAEAEEAPVEEVAPVPTPVVEKPAPAAKVVAKEEAPTPEVKVKPEPVVAKETPAAPPVPEPAAPAPAARKKEVVVGTSGVSSSSTPATTVKRNIIGRMDLSRVQPQTPHRQGDRPQGGYQPRAPGDRPQGTGGYQPRPGGFNRPSGGAPTRNIRTGFVAANQTPEPMPDANDFKKNDFDRRKKVGGVGTGSATAREKEKEKEEEVAVFNAVEFRKREMVFQPKKKKGLLDREAQKTQITTPSAHKRVVKVNNTMKLSDLAMEMGLKAPQLVKVLMQNGVMANMNTDLDFDTIALIVPEFGWEAQNVFKTADAVAEETAFGDLSAEAVIRPPVVTVMGHVDHGKTSLLDAIRNADVAAGEAGGITQHIGAYSVKIEDGSLITFLDTPGHEAFTAMRARGANATDIAIIVVAADDGMMPQTQEAINHAKAAGVPMIVAVNKMDKPGANPDRIKQQLTELQIVPEEWGGNTIFCEVSALKKTGIKELLEQVKLLAEVAELKANPKRSGTGIVIEAKMEKGKGPVATLLVKDGTVSVGQYIVAGTMKGRVRSLVNDRGERIESVGPGLPAEVLGLEAVPAAGDKFDVVKDEATANEVSTLRKEQAEKAAATPASKMSLEDIFAKVKSGDVKELAIVLKADVHGSLEAINGMLSKLSTPEVKAKVIHSAVGGINEGDVVLAHTAKGIVLGFNVRPDLGAQSKAKQMGVDIRTYSIVYELIDQMKAAMAGLLTPDVVEEVMGRVEVRNTFNVPKVGTIAGCFVIDGKIQRNNMIRLLRENKIVYEGKIASLKRFKDDAKEVAQGYECGIGIENYNDVKVGDMMEAYVKKEVARELDGRLQ, encoded by the coding sequence GTGAGTAATCCAAAGGTTTTTGAGTTTGCCAAAGAGATCGGGATGACCCCGCTAGCCCTCATGGATAAAATCCGCGAGTGGAATTTGCCTGTGAAAAGTCACATGGCAGAGCTGGATCCGAAAGTTCTAGAGCAAATTAAAATTAAACTCTCAGGTGGGGATAAACCTGCTGAAGAGACTAAACCGAAAAAAGCAGCAACTCGTAAAGCGGCACCGAAAAAGGCCGCAGCTGCTTCAGAAGGGGAAACGTCGGCCACAGCAGCGCCTGCAAAAACCCCTGTTATTCGTCGTAAAAAAGAAGACGAGGCTCCGAAAGCGAAAATCGTCGCAAAAGCTGACGAGGCTGAAGCTGAAGAATCAGCATCGGCGAAGACAACTCGTGTGGTGGTGAAGAAAACAGCAGCGCCAAAAGCGGAAGCTGAAGAGGCTCCTGTTGAGGAAGTCGCGCCCGTCCCAACTCCGGTTGTGGAAAAGCCTGCGCCGGCAGCAAAAGTCGTCGCAAAAGAGGAAGCTCCAACTCCTGAGGTGAAGGTGAAACCTGAACCTGTGGTGGCAAAAGAAACTCCGGCAGCTCCTCCAGTGCCAGAACCGGCGGCGCCTGCTCCAGCGGCCCGAAAAAAAGAGGTGGTTGTGGGCACAAGTGGTGTCTCCAGTTCTTCAACTCCAGCAACAACTGTGAAAAGAAATATCATCGGTCGCATGGACCTTTCCCGTGTGCAACCGCAGACTCCGCATCGTCAAGGTGACCGACCACAAGGTGGTTATCAGCCTCGTGCTCCGGGGGATCGTCCGCAAGGTACGGGCGGCTATCAACCTCGTCCGGGCGGTTTCAATCGCCCTTCAGGTGGAGCGCCGACACGCAATATCCGTACAGGCTTTGTCGCGGCTAATCAGACGCCCGAGCCAATGCCGGACGCAAATGACTTTAAGAAAAATGATTTCGATCGCCGTAAAAAAGTAGGCGGAGTCGGTACCGGTTCCGCAACAGCGCGCGAGAAAGAAAAAGAGAAGGAAGAAGAAGTAGCGGTCTTCAACGCGGTTGAATTCCGTAAGCGTGAGATGGTTTTCCAGCCGAAGAAGAAAAAAGGTCTTTTGGACCGCGAGGCTCAGAAAACTCAGATCACAACACCTTCCGCGCATAAACGTGTTGTTAAAGTTAACAACACAATGAAACTGAGCGACCTTGCCATGGAGATGGGTTTGAAAGCCCCTCAATTGGTGAAGGTTCTTATGCAAAATGGTGTGATGGCGAACATGAACACCGACCTTGATTTCGATACGATCGCTTTGATTGTTCCGGAGTTTGGTTGGGAAGCACAAAACGTATTTAAGACTGCTGATGCGGTGGCGGAAGAAACGGCCTTCGGTGACTTAAGTGCGGAAGCAGTGATTCGTCCTCCGGTTGTGACCGTTATGGGTCACGTCGACCACGGTAAAACATCTTTGCTGGATGCTATTCGCAATGCGGATGTGGCAGCAGGTGAGGCCGGCGGTATCACTCAGCACATCGGTGCTTACAGTGTTAAAATCGAAGACGGTTCTTTGATAACATTCCTGGATACTCCGGGCCACGAAGCCTTCACGGCCATGCGTGCGCGCGGTGCGAATGCGACAGACATCGCGATCATCGTGGTGGCGGCAGACGACGGTATGATGCCGCAAACGCAAGAGGCGATTAACCACGCCAAAGCGGCGGGTGTGCCGATGATCGTAGCAGTGAACAAAATGGATAAGCCCGGTGCAAATCCAGACCGTATTAAACAACAATTAACAGAGCTTCAGATTGTTCCGGAAGAATGGGGTGGAAACACGATCTTCTGTGAAGTTTCCGCTTTGAAGAAAACAGGTATTAAAGAGCTTCTGGAGCAAGTAAAACTTCTTGCCGAAGTTGCCGAACTTAAAGCCAATCCAAAACGTTCGGGCACGGGTATCGTGATCGAAGCGAAAATGGAAAAAGGCAAAGGACCGGTTGCGACTCTTCTTGTGAAAGACGGAACTGTGTCTGTAGGTCAATACATCGTTGCGGGTACAATGAAAGGCCGTGTTCGTTCTTTGGTGAACGATCGTGGTGAAAGAATTGAATCCGTAGGACCTGGTTTGCCAGCGGAAGTTTTGGGTCTTGAAGCGGTTCCCGCTGCGGGCGACAAATTTGACGTCGTCAAAGATGAAGCGACAGCGAACGAAGTTTCAACTCTAAGAAAAGAACAGGCTGAAAAAGCCGCGGCGACTCCAGCGTCGAAAATGTCTTTGGAAGATATCTTCGCGAAAGTGAAGTCCGGAGATGTGAAGGAACTGGCGATCGTTCTAAAAGCGGACGTTCACGGTTCTTTGGAAGCTATCAACGGCATGCTTTCGAAATTGTCGACTCCAGAGGTGAAGGCGAAAGTCATCCACTCTGCAGTGGGTGGTATCAATGAAGGTGACGTTGTTCTAGCTCACACCGCAAAAGGTATCGTTCTTGGTTTCAACGTACGTCCTGACTTAGGCGCGCAATCCAAGGCGAAACAAATGGGTGTGGATATCAGAACTTACTCGATCGTGTACGAATTGATCGACCAAATGAAAGCAGCTATGGCGGGTCTATTGACTCCGGATGTGGTTGAAGAAGTTATGGGTCGTGTGGAAGTTCGTAATACCTTCAACGTTCCTAAAGTGGGCACGATTGCAGGTTGCTTCGTGATCGACGGTAAGATCCAACGTAACAATATGATCCGTCTTCTTCGTGAAAATAAAATCGTTTACGAAGGTAAGATCGCTTCCCTTAAGCGTTTCAAAGACGACGCCAAAGAAGTGGCTCAAGGCTACGAGTGCGGTATCGGCATTGAAAACTACAACGACGTTAAAGTCGGCGATATGATGGAAGCCTACGTGAAAAAAGAAGTCGCTCGTGAATTGGACGGGAGATTGCAGTAA
- the nusA gene encoding transcription termination factor NusA, with translation MAENMFSDLSKVIDQVGKDKGIDKQVVIDAITQGMLVAARKKYGTYREIEAAYNEDTGEVELFEFKEVVPREKFIDEEVEIPYDEAQKLDPNVQLDDSIGIKLEASDLGRIAAQTAKQIIMQKVRDAERSIIFNEFEERKGEIASGIARRVEKGAIVVDLGRTEAYIPPREQIPGEQYKPGDRIQGYLSEVRQTTRGPQIIMSRADERYLMKLFEMEVPEIYDGVVEIMAAAREPGQRAKIAVRSKDNSVDPVGACVGMKGSRVQNIVQELRGEKIDIVPWDEDITRFACNALAPAEISRVFLDDANKEMEIVVPDSQLSLAIGKRGQNVRLAAKLTGWKLDIISESSAASRTAESIFNLMLIPGMSETMAQNIFQSGFGSFQAVAAAGVEELMTIPGYDDPDKAEKLSKEAKTLVAKYEADGVPVPTAPTAAKDNKSNVSAKAQADALLKQELQKLDAQEADEE, from the coding sequence ATGGCTGAAAATATGTTTTCAGATCTTTCTAAAGTGATTGATCAAGTCGGAAAAGACAAAGGTATCGACAAGCAAGTTGTTATCGATGCAATCACTCAAGGTATGTTGGTAGCTGCTCGTAAGAAGTACGGTACTTACCGTGAAATTGAAGCCGCTTATAATGAAGACACTGGTGAAGTTGAGCTTTTTGAGTTCAAAGAAGTTGTTCCTCGCGAAAAATTCATCGATGAAGAAGTGGAAATTCCTTACGACGAAGCGCAAAAGTTGGATCCGAATGTTCAGCTAGACGACTCTATCGGTATTAAGTTGGAAGCTTCTGATTTGGGCCGTATCGCTGCACAAACCGCGAAGCAAATCATCATGCAGAAAGTGCGTGATGCGGAACGCTCTATCATCTTCAATGAGTTTGAAGAGCGTAAAGGTGAAATCGCTTCTGGTATTGCTCGTCGTGTGGAAAAAGGCGCCATCGTTGTCGACTTGGGTCGTACGGAAGCGTACATCCCACCACGTGAACAAATCCCTGGCGAACAATACAAGCCTGGCGACCGTATTCAAGGTTACTTGTCAGAGGTCCGTCAAACAACACGCGGTCCCCAAATCATCATGTCGCGCGCAGATGAGCGCTATTTGATGAAACTTTTTGAAATGGAAGTTCCAGAAATCTACGATGGCGTGGTTGAGATCATGGCGGCGGCTCGTGAGCCGGGTCAGCGTGCAAAAATCGCGGTTCGCTCTAAAGACAACTCTGTAGATCCAGTGGGCGCTTGCGTGGGTATGAAGGGTTCTCGTGTACAAAATATCGTCCAAGAACTTCGCGGCGAAAAGATCGATATCGTTCCTTGGGACGAAGATATCACTCGTTTTGCGTGCAATGCCTTGGCTCCGGCGGAAATCTCTCGCGTGTTCCTAGATGATGCCAATAAAGAGATGGAAATCGTTGTTCCAGATTCTCAATTGTCTTTGGCTATCGGTAAACGTGGTCAAAACGTGCGCTTGGCAGCGAAGTTGACGGGTTGGAAATTGGATATCATTTCTGAATCTTCAGCCGCTTCTCGTACTGCAGAATCGATCTTCAACTTGATGTTGATTCCAGGTATGAGTGAAACCATGGCGCAAAACATCTTCCAATCTGGCTTCGGGTCATTCCAAGCTGTCGCTGCGGCGGGGGTTGAAGAGTTGATGACGATTCCTGGTTATGACGATCCAGATAAAGCTGAAAAATTGTCGAAAGAAGCAAAAACATTGGTTGCGAAATACGAAGCTGACGGTGTTCCAGTTCCAACAGCTCCAACAGCAGCCAAGGACAACAAATCAAACGTTTCTGCCAAAGCCCAAGCGGACGCACTTCTTAAGCAAGAATTGCAAAAACTTGACGCTCAAGAAGCGGATGAGGAATAG
- the rimP gene encoding ribosome maturation factor RimP, whose amino-acid sequence MSQTPSWMDRVEKIANDVANREGCLLYDIEFVGVGKGRTLRVFIDKEDGSVSLDDCSNVSKGLNVVLDADEDIIPGEAYHLEVSTPGLDRHLNKPWHFQKVVGKKVYIKTSKALESVGVTDKKWKATKTVEQVLESADNEGVRFVVDSVEIKIPYALIDKAKLVFEFTKGQKK is encoded by the coding sequence ATGTCACAAACCCCCTCGTGGATGGACAGAGTAGAAAAGATTGCCAACGATGTGGCAAACCGTGAAGGTTGCCTGCTTTATGATATCGAATTCGTTGGCGTGGGTAAGGGCAGAACATTGCGCGTTTTCATCGATAAAGAAGATGGAAGCGTTTCGCTGGATGATTGTTCCAATGTTTCTAAAGGTCTGAACGTCGTTTTAGATGCTGATGAAGATATTATTCCTGGTGAAGCCTATCACTTAGAGGTTTCCACTCCAGGCTTGGATCGTCATTTGAACAAACCTTGGCATTTCCAAAAAGTCGTAGGTAAAAAAGTGTACATCAAAACCTCCAAAGCTTTGGAGAGTGTTGGTGTCACAGATAAGAAGTGGAAGGCGACTAAAACTGTCGAACAGGTTTTAGAGTCTGCGGATAACGAAGGTGTTCGATTTGTCGTGGATAGCGTCGAGATTAAAATTCCTTACGCTCTGATCGACAAAGCAAAATTGGTATTTGAATTTACTAAAGGTCAAAAAAAGTAA
- a CDS encoding GNAT family N-acetyltransferase — MNIRSLHSSDKPAMRALVEAVHTQQGLLAQFYWPPDLLGAELATAEAVGVFEGEALAGFILYRELPDAWEISLVASHPRFRRQGYMERLFTYVIAAKGQERQLWLEVHEENLSAQKLYEKLGFKEVRRRPRYYADSGTAILYTLE; from the coding sequence ATGAACATTCGTTCTCTTCACAGTTCTGATAAGCCCGCAATGCGCGCGTTGGTCGAGGCTGTTCACACTCAGCAAGGGTTGCTGGCGCAGTTTTATTGGCCGCCAGATCTTTTGGGGGCAGAACTGGCGACGGCGGAAGCCGTGGGCGTTTTCGAAGGTGAGGCTTTGGCGGGTTTTATTTTGTATCGGGAACTGCCAGACGCCTGGGAGATTTCCTTGGTCGCCAGTCACCCTCGCTTTCGACGACAGGGCTATATGGAAAGACTGTTTACGTATGTCATTGCTGCAAAGGGTCAGGAAAGGCAGCTATGGCTAGAGGTTCATGAGGAAAACCTGTCGGCACAAAAACTCTATGAAAAACTAGGGTTTAAGGAGGTTCGTCGGCGCCCAAGGTATTATGCTGACAGTGGCACAGCCATTTTGTACACGCTTGAGTGA